One genomic segment of Pristiophorus japonicus isolate sPriJap1 chromosome 8, sPriJap1.hap1, whole genome shotgun sequence includes these proteins:
- the xbp1 gene encoding LOW QUALITY PROTEIN: X-box-binding protein 1 (The sequence of the model RefSeq protein was modified relative to this genomic sequence to represent the inferred CDS: deleted 2 bases in 1 codon) — MVAMTAAGSAKVLLIPGGQPNGLEVSRHISVVYPAQSGLLHDSSSPAPGSSHAHRKRQRLTHLSPEEKALRRKLKNRVAAQTARDRKKARMSELEEQVLEMESENEKLHIENRLLHEKTHILLSENQELRQRLGMEALDTEKEKVLLQARVDEISLAAGSAERSTQTTCASAAGAGPAVCQSDNFHMDTDSIDSSDSESDLFLGILDYFDPEILLRFSEESRSFADLGQCAYSENTGSLPASPSDLLGAPSTKLEAINELIHFDHFYHKPLAEASLEQSNETAIKIEQASFSGTDKGIAEDPLQMELKQEPIEDEFITELGLTNILSSQQSQEKPICPLDSSNDSDYERSPSPLSDMSSPLTLGNSWEDTFPSELFPQLIAV, encoded by the exons ATGGTGGCGATGACCGCCGCGGGCTCCGCCAAAGTGCTGCTGATCCCGGGAGGGCAGCCGAACGGGCTGGAAGTCAGCCGGCACATCTCGGTGGTGTACCCGGCCCAGAGCGGGTTGCTCCATGACTCGTCCTCGCCGGCACCGGGATCCAGCCACGCTCATCGGAAAAGGCAGCGGCTCACCCACCTCAGCCCGGAGGAGAAGGCGCTGCGGAG GAAACTGAAAAACCGAGTGGCGGCACAGACAGCCCGAGACAGGAAGAAAGCCCGCATGTCTGAACTGGAAGAGCAAGTGTTGGAGATGGAGTCCGAG AATGAGAAACTGCACATCGAAAACCGACTTTTACACGAGAAGACGCACATTCTGCTGTCCGAGAATCAGGAGCTCCGCCAGAGACTGGGCATGGAAGCTCTGGATACAGAGAAAGAAAAG GTACTTCTACAGGCCAGGGTGGATGAAATCAGCCTGGCAGCCGGGTCAGCTGAG CGCAGTACTCAGACTACGTGTGCCTCTGCAGCAGGTGCAGGCCCAGCTGTCTGCCAGTCTGACAACTTCCACATGGATACTGACAGCATTGACTCTTCAGACTCTGAG TCTGATCTCTTCCTGGGTATTCTGGACTATTTCGACCCAGAAATCTTGCTCCGATTCAGTGAAGAGTCTAGATCCTTTGCTGACCTGGGACAGTGTGCCTACAGTGAAAACACCGGTTCCCTACCAGCCTCCCCCTCTGACCTTCTGGGGGCCCCATCGACAAAGCTGGAAGCCATTAATGAACTGATCCACTTCGACCACTTCTACCACAAGCCCCTCGCCGAGGCCAGCTTGGAACAGAGCAACGAAACTGCCATCAAAATCGAGCAAGCATCTTTCAGTGGCACGGATAAAGGAATAGCTGAAGACCCTTTACAAATGGAGCTCAAACAGGAACCCATAGAAGATGAATTCATCACTGAACTGGGACTTACAAACATTCTTTCATCCCAGCAAAGTCAAGAAAAGCCCATCTGCCCCTTAGATTCCAGTAATGACTCTGACTATGAAAGATCCCCATCCCCTCTCAGTGACATGTCCTCCCCACTAACTCTGGGCAACAGCTGGGAGGACACTTTCCCCAGCGAACTCTTTCCCCAATTAATAGCAGTTTAA